The Psychrobacter raelei genome contains the following window.
TCGTACACCCTGACCAAAGCGACCAAGTAGTCGGAATGGTTGAGCGATATATCAAATTAGTTCAAGACAACAATGGTATGGTTCATCGTCTTGAAGATTGGGGCCGTCGTCAATTGGCTTACCCAATTAACAAAATCCATAAAGCACACTATGTTTTATTCAACATCGAGTGTGATGGTGCAACTCTAGAAGAGCTTGAAGAGCTATTCCGTTACAACGACGCTATCATCCGTAGCTTAGTTGTTCGTCGTGACGACGCTATTACTGAACCTTCACAATTAGCAAAAAGTGCTGATGAGAAGCGTGCCCGTAAAGCTCCACGTAGCGAAAACTTTGACAACGATCAGGATGATGAGTCTAACGACGATTCTGACGAATAATTTAAGCTCATTTAAGGAGAAGATCCATGGCACGTTTTTATCGCCGTCGCAAATTTTGCCGTTTTACCGCTGAAGGTATTACTCACATCGACTATAAAGATGTTGAGCTACTAAAACAATACATCAGTGACAATGGTAAAATTGTTCCTAGCCGTATCACTGGTACGTCTAACAAATATCAGCGTCAATTAGCCACTGCTATCAAACAAGCTCGTTACTTAGCATTGCTACCATACACTGACAATCATCAGTAAGCCAACTTAGGAGTGACTCATGCAAGTTATTTTATTACAGCGTATCGTCAACCTTGGTAAACTTGGCGAAACTGTGGATGTAAAATCAGGTTACGGTCGTAACTATCTTATCCCACAAGGTAAAGCTCTACCTGCCACACCAGCTAACGTTGAGAAGTTCGAAGCACGTCGTGCTGAGCTTGAAGCAATTGAAGCTGAAGAGTTAGCAGCTGCTAACAAACGTGCTGAAGCTTTAACTGACGTTAACGTTATCATGCGCGCTAAATCTGGTGAAGATGGTAAACTATTTGGTTCTATCGGTACTCGCGATATCGCTGATGCCCTTACCAAATCTGGTCTTGAAGTGGATCGCGCTGAAGTTAAGCTACCTGAAGGTACTTTACGTCAAGTAGGTGAATACAACGTTGACATCCAACTACACCACGATATCTTTGCTAGCATCCTAGTTACTATTCTTTCTGAAGATGGTGATGTAGAAGCAGCACAACAAGAAGCTGAAGAAGACGCAGAGTAATTTATAGCTGAGAGCCAAGCGCCCTCACCTATTCTTACTTTGATAGTTATCTACCGCTTTTGGTTGTAGAGATCAAAAAAAGACAGCTTAGGCTGTCTTTTTTTATGGGTAAGGGGTTTGGTAAAATTAGTTATCTATATTAATATGTTACCTAATGTAAGAGCCGGCTTACTTGGCTTGTGCTCGATGAAAAATGTCTATATAATTACTCGTTCAATTGGGGATGTTCTGGCTTCGACGCTGGTGATGAAACTCAATGATGCATGTCGAGAGTATATGTCCTCTCGTTAATCAAACATATATTGTTATAGTCGCAAACGACGAAACTTACGCTCTAGCAGCTTAAACCCTGCTTACTCCTCTGCCCTTTACCCATAGTGGGTTAGACGAGTTGAAGCGCACGCATATGGGTTCGCTTAAATGATTGCCTTAATCATTTAGGTTCAAACTTAAAGGATCGCCCTATCCAACCTGACTGTCGGTTCGGTGCGGGTTAAAGCCAAAGACAGACCCTAAACATGTAGATTCATGAGCGTAGTGCTGGCGGACGCGGGTTCAACTCCCGCCATCTCCACCAAATATTAGTAATAAAATCAAGCCCCTCACCAGAGGGGCTTTTTTTATGACAGGCTTTTGACGTGATTTTACTTAAAAGCATGTCAAGATGATATCACGCTGCAAACTTTTTATGTGCTGCGGCCAATTTCTCATCATAGCGATTCTTACGGTACTCCTTGCCGTTGTAGCCGCGCGCAAATGATGCCCACTGGTTATTTTGTAATTCATCTTTAAGCCCGAATCTTTCAACGTATCGCAACATTGCTTCTAGTTGTTCTGCTTCACTCGCATACATTGCATTGATAAATGACTGTAGAGATTTATAGCCCAGTTTTGACCAGTGATAGCCCATTACTTGACCAAGTCCCCAGCTGCAAGACTGCAATGCTGCATCTCTATTATAACTTGCTGCAATTGCTAGTTTGTGGTTTTGCTCTGAGTACTTACCATAACCGCCAGCCCTCGGATTGCAAATGCGCGGGTGTTTAGCCATTATTTTAAGTCGCATCGTAAACCAGCGAATATCACCCAGCAGTTTCCAAAATTTATGGCGCTCAAACAGAATTTTTGGTGTGCCGTCCGCGTTAAACCCTGTGCCACGGCTCTCAACCTCCAACACTGCTTTAACTTGAGCGTAAGTGTAGCCATGTTTATTTGCTGCATCTTTGATTTGTTGCTCTGTTAAATATTTGCTCATACCTGTACCTCAAAAAAATAAACCCCGCATTGCGGGGTGTTTGTTGAATTGATTATTGGCGATATCGATATCGTGTTAACAACCAGCACCAAGCCACCACCATCATTATCCTTTGAACCTCAATTGGCGAATGATAGCTTGCTGATAGCTCTAAAAACTCAAGTGCAGCCGTACCCCATGCTAAAGTGCCCAGCATGACCGCAAGTGCATCACATGCAAGTGTTGGCTTGCGTCTACTTGTGATGTGCATATGTCTTATTAATATGTAAAATCCGTAACCGGCAGCAATAATGCATAACACTGCACTTAAGTTAAAATTAAGATTTAGTATTGTCATCTCGATCTCCTTTATCATCCACAACAACCTTGAATTTAAAAGGGTTAACTGCATTGATAAATGCTGCATGATTACGTGATATTGATGCTGCTGCTAACAGCCCTTGTAATATTGGTGCTGACAACAGAGCTGCAATAAAAGCGTAAGCAGACATAATTGGGGGCTGCGGCTCAACTGCTGACGCTAAAATCAAACACAGCGATAGAGCACCAAAAACCCCTAAAAATGGTTTTGCCACCAACAGATATCTGAAATGCTTATCAATTTGCTCAATTTTAAAAAATAGCGATCCGACACCGCCCGCAAATGCAAAAATCCAGATTGGCAGCCACGATTTAAGAAAAGGTACGCCAAAGCCCCACGTATTGGCTGCGATTGTGCGAATCGGTTCTGCTGTACTTGCGACTGCTGCTGTTGTTATTAGCAATATAATTGCAATTACCCACAGCATACGTTTTTTAAGACGTATGCCTTGAGTTAAAATCTTTTTGAGCATATCGCCCCCTTATTCTAAATATAAAAAAACCACCCGAAGGTGGTGTGGTTATGCAAATTTTACGTTTACATTGTCGATAAAGTCGCCTAGTACCGTCATTGCAGTCGACCCTCCGCTGTTTGCAAGAACGAACACAACCGTATTGTAGCCTTCTTGTAGTTCAAAATTGATTTCGGACTGCCCTTGCGTGTACTTCTTCTCGTAAACCCCGCCAGGGCTAAAGACTTTTACATATAAAATGTCATTTAAATTTACCAGATATTGACTGACATTCGTTTTCTTTCCAGCCCTAACCGCTATGCTGAATTCTACGGTTTGCACCTGCCCACCGCCGCCATATTCCGGAGCTATGAACGTAAACCCTCCGAAGGACGGTAAACGTAACGTTTTATCTTTCATCGGTTCATCAGGGTTGTATAAAAGGTACCCGTTAGTCGCGTAGTAATTCGACATTTTAACAAGGTAACTAGGCGTCCATGCCGACCGCTTCATCGACTCAATATCAATAGTACCGCTAATTTTGTCGGCTAATACAGTGCCCTCAAACCGACCGCTAAGTGCAGTTAGATTACCGTACCTATCAACGATGAAGCGGTTATTGATATTCAACTCACCACCATTGATTATCGGTGCTGATATCGTTTGATTGGCTTTGATATGCTTACCCAGAATTGTGCCGTCAGCAATCAGGTCGCCATTAAATACTGCCTGATTATTGACTAGACTAAACATGGGCTTGACGACACCATCACCAGCATCTCTAACAACACCGAATTTGTCAGCCATAACGATGACTTGAGACTCTGCTGTTTGCTCGCTTGCCATTGCTCCCACTGCGATGCCCGCAATAGCTCGCTTGCCTCCAGCTATTGCTTGAGTTTTGATGGTGTGAGTTGACTGTGCTTTGTCTTTTGTTACTGACGTATTTTGCAGCGTTGTGATCTTACCTTCGGCAGTTCCGATACGAGCCACGGCTTGATTGGTAGCAACAGTCTGCGCTTGATCTTTGCTCGCTTGAGTTTGCTTGAACTCATCAAGACTGGCTTTTGTGTTGTTGATCTCCTCAGCCACGTCTTCAGGGGCTGGTGTCCAGTCAAGTAATTTAGTACCTCTAAATATTTGAGCTTCCTCTACATAGGTTGTTATGT
Protein-coding sequences here:
- the rpsF gene encoding 30S ribosomal protein S6, with amino-acid sequence MRHYEVVLIVHPDQSDQVVGMVERYIKLVQDNNGMVHRLEDWGRRQLAYPINKIHKAHYVLFNIECDGATLEELEELFRYNDAIIRSLVVRRDDAITEPSQLAKSADEKRARKAPRSENFDNDQDDESNDDSDE
- the rpsR gene encoding 30S ribosomal protein S18; its protein translation is MARFYRRRKFCRFTAEGITHIDYKDVELLKQYISDNGKIVPSRITGTSNKYQRQLATAIKQARYLALLPYTDNHQ
- the rplI gene encoding 50S ribosomal protein L9 produces the protein MQVILLQRIVNLGKLGETVDVKSGYGRNYLIPQGKALPATPANVEKFEARRAELEAIEAEELAAANKRAEALTDVNVIMRAKSGEDGKLFGSIGTRDIADALTKSGLEVDRAEVKLPEGTLRQVGEYNVDIQLHHDIFASILVTILSEDGDVEAAQQEAEEDAE
- a CDS encoding N-acetylmuramidase family protein — encoded protein: MSKYLTEQQIKDAANKHGYTYAQVKAVLEVESRGTGFNADGTPKILFERHKFWKLLGDIRWFTMRLKIMAKHPRICNPRAGGYGKYSEQNHKLAIAASYNRDAALQSCSWGLGQVMGYHWSKLGYKSLQSFINAMYASEAEQLEAMLRYVERFGLKDELQNNQWASFARGYNGKEYRKNRYDEKLAAAHKKFAA